GGATACTTCTATGCTGATTACTCGATAATGACATGCTTTGTTTGTTAAGCTTTCAACTCTCTAAAATGAGATAATGTTCTAGAACTATACATATGCTTTATACAGGAATTATGCGCTAATGGTTTATTATTTACTATTGTGGTGATTGAACAGGTTATCACTGTATAAGTCAGAAATTTACTTTTGATCAAGTAATCCATATAGACCTCTGCACTGCCTTTTCATGTCAATGGATCCCAAAGCACTTTGTTGTACATTCTAGTTCTAACAATAATGTTTGTAATTGCTATCTGAACTCATTCACTTCTAGTATGGACATATGGCGTGATATCTTTTAACTTTTCCAGTAAGAGCTCCATCTCTGGCATAAAGTAATTGGGCACCTCATCCTATTTCCCAGAGTTTTTCTTCTATTGCCATTTCAATACTATGTAGTccttattttgaaaaaatgtgTTCCAAGATTTCGAATGGTAAATGTCACAAAATGTCCAAAAAGGTATGGTGAGAGAGAACTTCAAATCTTCAAAAGCTCctataagagagagagagagagtgctaACAGAAAAAGCAGGACCTGTTTAAACAAAGGTTCTGTTTAAACTCATCTAAGAGCCAACTGACCCATCCTGATCATTGgcagattaaaaaaataaaataaagaaaaacaatgATGTGCATTCAACTGACAAATTCCGAGGAAGAACATTCATGCACCTAACTTTTAGGGACATGTCTAAGCAAACATGTGCCCAGAGCCATTCTTTATCTACTTGTTACTCAATCACAGGTTGCTTCCCTTTTAACCATTTATCTTACTTTGGCCAATATGTTCCTCCATTTATCCTTGAGATCAACTGGTGTACGACTACCATCAAAGACATGCCGGCCAAATTCCAGTATTTTCCTCCAAGGTATATTCTTGTTCCTGTCGGTTGAGAATTTTTCAACTCCTTCCTGTTGGCAAGAATTAGTGATTATAGATGTATAAATTCCACATTAAGGTTTGGTGATCCCAAAAAAGTAAGTAGTATGGATAATTCAGTATTGCACCAATCACATATAAATTTACCCTAATTACCATTAAACTAAGAGCAAATTGTGGAAAAAAGCTGCAAAATCATGAAACCACCCAACCTGTAAAAGATATTCTTCACAAAAAGAATATGGAGGAATTCAAAACAGCAGCATATTGAAGATCAAATCTTATGGGATTATAATTTCTTCCCTGACCAGGAATTCTGTGTCAAGAGGAACTGCTCAAGGTGACTTGTTCCATGGAAGGCAAGAATGCCCTGTTCTAACTATAAGGGATTGTGGAATGaatcaaattttccaacttaACATAAGCTTCACAAGCTCTAGAGATTTGCGGATAATTTCTCACGGTTAGAAGCATTTAATGTAATGAAGCTGTACAAAGCAAAATCTAAAGGCAATAATTTGTACCTTGAGCATCTCCTCCTCTGCATCTGTCCATGGTAAACTTTTACGCCTTGCATTGGGACACAAGATCATggagctgaaaaagaaaaatcaaggtaaaaaaacacaataaatgcaaataaatgATTCTAAGAGAATTCACAGAAGCAGACTCGAGCCTATTGAGTAGTTACCATTGAGGTGCAGGTTTGTTAAGTTTTCTCAACTTGCTGCATGCATGAATCTTCTCAAACTGATCTAAACTAGCTCTATGATGTGAAGCTGAATTTTGAGACAATTTCCTGAAGCAAGTAGCTTCTgcattttgttcttttcttttatcattttgtttaGAAGCCTTGCCAGTTGATGCAGCATTGGAGTCTTTGCATATTGAATCACTAGTTTGACCGGCTCTTTTCTCTTGTAAATGCATCTCCAATGCAGGGTGACTGGGTGAAATTGCAGGACTTTCTAGCACCTTTTCCTTCTCTACTTCTTCACCAACAAGTCTGCCATCATATTCGCGCAACATATCTCCATCTCTGCCAACCCTTTTGGCTTCAGGAGAGAGATGGTTTTCCATTCCGTGATTTTCTACTGCAGGGGACTCCCTCAAGTTTTTGTCATCTAGCTGATCATCAACAACTTTACCGCGGAAATCATCTTGTTGCCATTGAGAATGTAATTGAACCTTATTCCCAATTTCCACCATTTCAAACCGTTTTATTGTCTCCTCTCTGTCAGAAGATACACATTCATTACCAGAGGCAACTATAGGTCCTGACTCAGTTCGATGCCCAACCACAACAATGCGGCAATTGCAATCACTTGATCCTCCAATATCACTTGTGTTACTGCACAAAACATCATTTTGATCACCACGAATAGATTCACCAGTTTCTTTAGATAGCAAAACAAGTCTGCTACATTCAGGAGCAAATCTGCCTTCATTTTGATCTTCCACAAGTCGAGCAGTATGATTATGGACATTGATCTTGTCTGGTCTACTCCCACTATTCAAGCTACCTGTGCTATCTACACCTGGTAACTGACTCAACTCCTTCCCTTTTGATATTTCAGTTTTTTGTGTTTGCCATTCCGCATTTGTCATTTTTGTGTCCAAGAATTTTGATAAAGCTTTCTTTTTTGACAAAGCCTTTTCCCTTGCTTGATGCGCTTCTTCAATGGCTCGCCTATACACGCAATATGGGCAATAAAACCTGCCCATTTCATCAAATTTAGCTGGAAATCCAAGGCACTTCTCATGAACAACAATGGGACATCTACTATCTCTGCAGACCAACACCTTCCCTCCTTTATCACATTTTATACATAAATCCTTTTCTGACCAACCCATTGCCTCACAATCTTTTTTGGAAATCTCCCTTCTCGCCCAACTGAAGTAACATGTGAGCAAAAACAACAATGTTCCCACTAATGTTTAAGAGCAAAGAGCAACCGCATTGGACAAAATCATCCTAAAGGCTAAAACATAGCAATTAGCTCCATGAACAGAAATTATGCCACCCCGCAATCCAACCGCAATCATTTTGAGGTAAAGAGCTGCAAAAAAGCACAGTGAAATTTCACAAGCAGTACATGCCAGCAAGATGGAAACAAAACAAATCAGGAGACTTAAAACCCaacaattaataaaaaaaaaaacataaattgGTAGCACAAAAtctgaaaaagagaaaaaaattgcCCAACAACTTTAAGTAAGCAAGCCAGAGAAACTTTgaaacttaaaatttttttttttttaaaaaaaaggatggCATATTTGTTCAATTGTGCTGTGAAACTTTTAAAAACTTCAAGTTTTAAAATTTACTCGCTTTCAtgcaaggaaaaaaatgaaaaaaagaagaagaaggaaaacaaaaataattcaatCGGCACGGGTGACATTTTCGCCAGCCAGAACAAAGTACATCCTTTGAAGCACAATTTCCAGTAACATGGGACGCCACATAACAAACTACGTACATTTCATAGATACATAGAGCATACAAATTACAGATTTTGATACAGATTTCCCGTGAAATTTTGAAGGCAGCTTGCACCAATGGAAGTCAGAAGACTGAAGCTTTGAGCGCCCGCTAGCTGCCGTCGACTGGGGATTCTCGGAGTTGTCAGTCCAATTCAGGGTGAACTTTGAGATTGGGGATTTTATTCTGAGCCTTCTTGAATTCTCGTGTGGGCTACTAGCTATTTCCTCATTCGGTAATGGAACAGTGAAATGAAAGGGGCAGCGGAGGATACGGGGCAGGAGCGGTCCTCAGAAGgaccgctcctgaacggtcCCCTCACAGAAAGAAAGGAATGGAGCAAAATAAGCCACGTCAACTGGTTGTGTTGAAGGAAAAAAACGTCACCGTTtgacgaaagaaaaaaaataagattgaCGGACTCCGTTTCGTCTAAACGGaagatttgaaattttgaaaatgaagttgaaaatTTGAATTAGCCGCACAAAACAAAATCGAGAGAAGAAAGCAAGCTGGGTATGTCATTGTTGCTTGGCTGACGTGAAATTAGGTGGAGAGAGTTGGGTTATGGCATcagaagaagaaggaagaaggcAAACAGTTAGAATGCTGTAAAAGAAGGCCAACGATCTCTTCAGAAATTGTATGAGCAATGCGGGGAAGACAGTCGGCAAGGTAGAAGCGAATTAAAGAGGAAATTCATTATCTGACGTTGCCCACCATTTTTTGTGCAACTTAATAGCAGAAGCAACTGTGCATAAGGGCATTCGGTGAAACAAAAAGCTCTCAACGGGCCAAGGTAACGTGATTCAACCATATCAACAACTTTGTGAATCTTATACCAGCAACTTTTCTGAATGTTAGATTCAGTAAAGACATAATATGAAGATAATAGAACAATAGTCAATGTGTactgtatgtgtgtgtgtgagcgTGCAGTTTTGCAGTGATGAACTATTTAACAAGTGAATGAATGTACATGCTGTTGTAGATAAGTTACAGGTTATAACCACCCTATTACAATCTTTGTGCATCCACTAGTATTGGTCCATGGTCATCACGCAATCTTAGTTTGCCCCTCTGTTGAGTATGCAGTGTGTATAAAATGGAGGTCTGGGGTTTGACCTAGGAAAAGCAGAGGAAAAGatatatgtgaataataaatAGATGTACCTAGTTTTGTAAGTAAATTACATGATGTAAGAAATGTATTAGAATGAGTAAAAAATGCTTGTTTGGCCCTGAAAATGTAGAAATAGTAGAAAATGCACAGGAATTGGCTTAGGCGATTGTCAGTAACGAATTACATAACGTCCAATGAAACAAAGTACCTAGAACCTAAATATAATCACCAGAGTGGATGTACATATAGTTAAAATAGACTtacatggagtgaaaaatacaTTACAGTCCGTATAACTTAGTATACATGGAGTTATATTTGTACATAGATAATGCCATTGTACTAGAGTAAAAGTAAAGTGATGTGAATCATTAATCATATCAATGGGAGTATTAATAGAATTTGGTTTACGAGTAATGTGTGTAACATAACATATTGTAAACGGTAATACACACTTATGTTGTCGTTTACATACATACTATTCATGAACTATTGTAAATTATGGTGTTGGATGCATAATTGGTAGGAGCAGAAGTAATGAATTGTAGAGAAATTGGCAGAAGATGGGACTCATGAGTTAGGAATGGAGTTCAACATGGAAGAGGATGCGTACAAGTTTTACAACAAATATGCCTTTAAAATGGGATTTAGTGTACGCAAAGACTATTTAAATAAAGACAAAGACTATTTAGTCTATTTTATGCGGTTGTCATTAACGAATGACATAAGGTCCAGTGAGCTAAAGAATTTagaatcaaaatataatcaCCAGCGTGGATGTACATACAGTTAAAATAGACTTACATCGTGTGACCAATACATTACAATccgtataagttagtgtacatgGAGTTGTATTTGTACACAGATTGTCTTAGAGTAAAAGTAAGGTGATGTGAATCATTAATCATATTGATAGCGTAATAATAGAATTTGGTATATGAGTAATGTATGATTCATAACACAATATGAATggtaatatacatatatgttGTCGTTTATGTACATACTGTTCATGAAGTGTTACAAATTAGGGTGTTTGATGCATAATTGACAGGATCAGAAGTAATGGATTGCAGCAAATTGGCAGAAGATGGGACCCCTGAATTAGGAATGGAGTTCAACAGCGAAGAGGATGCGTACCAGTTTTACAACAAATATGCCTTTAAAATGGGTTTTAGTGTACGTAAAGACTATCTGAATAAAGACAAAGACGGCGTGACCACGTCTAGGAGATATAGTTGCTGCAAGGAAGGTGTAAAGCGCAAGTACGAAGGTGATGTGATGCCAAAGAGGACACGAGCGCCGACGAAAACAGGGTGTGGAGCTAAAATGGTTATCGTGTTGTTTAGAGGAACAATGAAGTACCGTGTGCATGACATTGTCTTAGAGCATAACCATGAGTTGCACATTGTTCAATGTGCGCACATGATGCCATCACAAAGAAAAGTGAGCGAGGCTCAAGGATTCCAAGCTGAAATAAGCGAGGACGCTGGGCTTTCATTGAAACAGAGTCATGAACTTATGGGAAAGGAGGCAGGTGGGATGGGAAATGTGGGATATACTCGGGAAGACCTGAAACGATATCTTCGTACTCGACGGGAAAGGAGTTTGAAATATGGAGAAGCAGGTAGCATGCTGAATTATTTTCAAGAGCAAACACTCGAGAATCCATCATTTTTTCATGCCGTACAGTTGGACTGTGAAGAGCAGATAACGAATATCTTTTGGGCTGATGCAGGAATGTTAATTGACTACAAATTTTTTGGAGACGTAGTCACATTCGAtacaacctacaaaacaaataaagaataccGGCCACTTGGAGTGTTTGTGGGTTTTAACCAACATAGGCAAATTGTGATATTCGGTGCTGCCCTTATGTATGATGAGACTATAGATTCTTTCAAATGGGTGTTTGGTACATTTCTAGAAGCAATGTGCGGAAAGCGTCCAAGTACCATACTAACCGACCAAGATCATGCTATGGCAGCCGCTCTTTCAGTTGTTATGCCTGAAACATTTCACGGTCTATGTACGTTTCACATAAGGCGTAATTTTATGAAACATCTTGGCAATCACTACAAGGAAAATAGTGATCTTCCATACATGTTTGGTGCATGCATGTATGAGTTTGAAGAAGTGGAACAATTCAATAGGGTGTGGGAGGCGATGGTGAAGAAACACGatcttgaaaataatgaatggcTCTCCGGATTGTATAGAATTCGTGATAAATGGGCAAGGTGCAtgatgaaagaaagatggaCCGCTGGAATGCGAAGCACCCAACTCAGCGAAAGCCTAAATGCAGCaattaaaaatcatttgaaactggATCATGACCTTGTGCAGTTCTTTAGACATTTCAATCGGGTGGTTGATGAAAAGAGACATAATGAACTGATCGCAGAATATGAAATGAGGCAAAAGCTCCCCATGGTCGGGTTAAGGCAAACACCTATGCTCGTGCATGCATCAGAGACGTATTCACCAACCGTATTTGTTGCATTCCAAAATGAATATGGCGAGTCAACAGCTATGGTTATATTGAGACAGCAAGATGCAGCGATGATTGTGGAGTTTGCGGTCATGAGGTATGATGGAGGACCTGAAAGAATAGTGGTATTCAATCGGAATGATCTAAGTGTACGTTGTAGTTGCAAAAAATACGAGAATGAAGGCATTTTATGTGGGCACGCGTTGAAGGTGTTTGATACTGTGGGCATAAAAATAATTCCTCCTGAATACATTAAGAGGCGATGGACAAAAAGAGCTCGGGCTGGAGACTGTTTTGATCGGCGAAGACGGGAAGTTGTGGCTGATCCTAAAATAATGATTTCAACTCGTTATCGGGAGCTCGCTCCAGCCATGATTAAGGTCGCAACTCGAGCAGCAATGTCGGAGGACACCAGCAAAGTAGCAATCACTGTCATATCCGATTTGGCAAAGAGAGTTGAGCTCCTCCTCTCAGAAAGTGAAGAACAACCtttgcaaaatcaaaaaaatctgaATATGGAGGAAcgggataaaattgaaattgtgAATGAAATGGGGGAGGCAGTAGTCGCAAGAGGCATTAAAAAACGAGGTGGTGGGAAGAAAAGTAGAGTGATGCGAAGTTGGATCGATAAATTTGACagagtaaaaagaaaatctagatTATCAAGGACTACACAGACTACggtatggatcaaattttggtaCTCGGGGAACATTTATGCTAAAACTAAGTTATCGTTATGCTATTAACTAAAGTTTAGGTATCATTCATGATGAAATAATATTATTGCCGTGTCAATACTGTAGGCCTCAGAATCGGAGCCGACATCGGTTTCAATTGAGGAATACATGTTTATGGGATGTCGTTCATCTACTGACTCTGTTTCGGTTAGTATAAAACGGACATGACCGTTGcttttatttggatgtttctaacAGCATCAATAGTTACATTGATCTTACATTGTGTGATAATGTTGTTACGGCTGTCATCCCTCCTGATATACCTATTTTGACTGTCTTATACAATGATTTGGTCCATACGAAACTCGTAGACGCATTCAATGAGCCAGACAGTGAATGGCCCTCCAAACGCTATTGCTCCGAATATCGATGAAAGTGAAACGGTATGTATATATTTAGTAGTTAAAATAAAGACCTTCTTATTCGTGTAGTAGAGCTACCTTTTTTTTAGGGTTagtatcagaaacctcccttgaggtttcttctaatcacacctAGAACCCCTCATGTTTTcgaaatcacacttagcacccctgAAATGACAACTTTGGTATCATTATCAGCCCCTCATTATTTTTGTTCCACTTTTACCCTCCTTGTGAACTCTATTTATGTAACTCACATCCCTCCAACTTTTGTAACACTACAAAATCGTTCTTAAGCAGTGTAACATGTTTTGaacattttgtaattttatgtaaGCTTGTTGTACATCTTTATAATAGATTGTGTTTCTGTtattaagttttacaaataattcacataaagttacacattgtttaaaaaatgttacattGATCTGAACGGTGATAAAAAAAATGTGACTATGGATTCTAATAATGGCAGCAATAGTTTCAATATGTGATTGTAGTTGTAAATAAACTTGCTCTTCCATTTTTATGAAAATGGAATCGTATAAATAGCTTTTTGTGCATCCTAATCGAATGGAGTTTGTAAGTTATTAATACTGCAATGCCCTATTATCAAGTAAAAATGGATTGCTAATGCTATATACTCATGAATTCCCATCATCTTTAAACATCTTTTAGATTATGTTATTATTCACTTAGAAATTGCAATTTTGACAATGGCACTATGCCCATTGCCAAAAGTCAACATCACTGGAAACTCTATAGCTATTTAATATTAGGGAGTGGGATAGGAACAATTGTTAGATCAACCATCCCTAAATCgtgtaacattttttgaacattttgtaattttatgtaaATTTCTTGTACATCGTTACAATAGAAGTCTGATAAGTTGTTAGTGTACATATGAGTCCAATATGTAATAATCGTATTTGTgttgataaattttacacataGTTCAATTAGAATTACACTTTgtacaaaaaatattacataattacataataattttacataatttagggaaaacctcaagggaggtttccgAAATTAAGTCTACATAAATAG
Above is a genomic segment from Coffea eugenioides isolate CCC68of chromosome 5, Ceug_1.0, whole genome shotgun sequence containing:
- the LOC113769935 gene encoding uncharacterized protein LOC113769935 isoform X3, which gives rise to MGWSEKDLCIKCDKGGKVLVCRDSRCPIVVHEKCLGFPAKFDEMGRFYCPYCVYRRAIEEAHQAREKALSKKKALSKFLDTKMTNAEWQTQKTEISKGKELSQLPGVDSTGSLNSGSRPDKINVHNHTARLVEDQNEGRFAPECSRLVLLSKETGESIRGDQNDVLCSNTSDIGGSSDCNCRIVVVGHRTESGPIVASGNECVSSDREETIKRFEMVEIGNKVQLHSQWQQDDFRGKVVDDQLDDKNLRESPAVENHGMENHLSPEAKRVGRDGDMLREYDGRLVGEEVEKEKVLESPAISPSHPALEMHLQEKRAGQTSDSICKDSNAASTGKASKQNDKRKEQNAEATCFRKLSQNSASHHRASLDQFEKIHACSKLRKLNKPAPQCSMILCPNARRKSLPWTDAEEEMLKLCR
- the LOC113771872 gene encoding protein FAR1-RELATED SEQUENCE 5-like, which gives rise to MDCSKLAEDGTPELGMEFNSEEDAYQFYNKYAFKMGFSVRKDYLNKDKDGVTTSRRYSCCKEGVKRKYEGDVMPKRTRAPTKTGCGAKMVIVLFRGTMKYRVHDIVLEHNHELHIVQCAHMMPSQRKVSEAQGFQAEISEDAGLSLKQSHELMGKEAGGMGNVGYTREDLKRYLRTRRERSLKYGEAGSMLNYFQEQTLENPSFFHAVQLDCEEQITNIFWADAGMLIDYKFFGDVVTFDTTYKTNKEYRPLGVFVGFNQHRQIVIFGAALMYDETIDSFKWVFGTFLEAMCGKRPSTILTDQDHAMAAALSVVMPETFHGLCTFHIRRNFMKHLGNHYKENSDLPYMFGACMYEFEEVEQFNRVWEAMVKKHDLENNEWLSGLYRIRDKWARCMMKERWTAGMRSTQLSESLNAAIKNHLKLDHDLVQFFRHFNRVVDEKRHNELIAEYEMRQKLPMVGLRQTPMLVHASETYSPTVFVAFQNEYGESTAMVILRQQDAAMIVEFAVMRYDGGPERIVVFNRNDLSVRCSCKKYENEGILCGHALKVFDTVGIKIIPPEYIKRRWTKRARAGDCFDRRRREVVADPKIMISTRYRELAPAMIKVATRAAMSEDTSKVAITVISDLAKRVELLLSESEEQPLQNQKNLNMEERDKIEIVNEMGEAVVARGIKKRGGGKKSRVMRSWIDKFDRVKRKSRLSRTTQTTASESEPTSVSIEEYMFMGCRSSTDSVSTHSMSQTVNGPPNAIAPNIDESETGHRLANQGPPRSVPTEWMHPRFSIFSKYNSVRDVLMEERAALLTHCDVDAYHVFAPSPQGRNNTQGLQLRADVAAPENEIDE
- the LOC113769935 gene encoding uncharacterized protein LOC113769935 isoform X2, whose amino-acid sequence is MGWSEKDLCIKCDKGGKVLVCRDSRCPIVVHEKCLGFPAKFDEMGRFYCPYCVYRRAIEEAHQAREKALSKKKALSKFLDTKMTNAEWQTQKTEISKGKELSQLPGVDSTGSLNSGSRPDKINVHNHTARLVEDQNEGRFAPECSRLVLLSKETGESIRGDQNDVLCSNTSDIGGSSDCNCRIVVVGHRTESGPIVASGNECVSSDREETIKRFEMVEIGNKVQLHSQWQQDDFRGKVVDDQLDDKNLRESPAVENHGMENHLSPEAKRVGRDGDMLREYDGRLVGEEVEKEKVLESPAISPSHPALEMHLQEKRAGQTSDSICKDSNAASTGKASKQNDKRKEQNAEATCFRKLSQNSASHHRASLDQFEKIHACSKLRKLNKPAPQCSMILCPNARRKSLPWTDAEEEMLKEGVEKFSTDRNKNIPWRKILEFGRHVFDGSRTPVDLKDKWRNILAKKQRGINRNSSCFLFTILAR
- the LOC113769935 gene encoding uncharacterized protein LOC113769935 isoform X1; translated protein: MGWSEKDLCIKCDKGGKVLVCRDSRCPIVVHEKCLGFPAKFDEMGRFYCPYCVYRRAIEEAHQAREKALSKKKALSKFLDTKMTNAEWQTQKTEISKGKELSQLPGVDSTGSLNSGSRPDKINVHNHTARLVEDQNEGRFAPECSRLVLLSKETGESIRGDQNDVLCSNTSDIGGSSDCNCRIVVVGHRTESGPIVASGNECVSSDREETIKRFEMVEIGNKVQLHSQWQQDDFRGKVVDDQLDDKNLRESPAVENHGMENHLSPEAKRVGRDGDMLREYDGRLVGEEVEKEKVLESPAISPSHPALEMHLQEKRAGQTSDSICKDSNAASTGKASKQNDKRKEQNAEATCFRKLSQNSASHHRASLDQFEKIHACSKLRKLNKPAPQCSMILCPNARRKSLPWTDAEEEMLKEGVEKFSTDRNKNIPWRKILEFGRHVFDGSRTPVDLKDKWRNILAKKQRGINRNSSCFLFTILASCAGNFMHPINVRGYDTFCAKVNKCCMEKTESGGS